ccacacaccacacccacacccacacccacacccacacaccacacccacacccacacccacacacacaccacacacacaccccccacacacccacaccccacacccacacccacacacaccacacccacacacacacccacacccacacccacacccacacccacacacacacccacccacacccacacacaccacacccacacccacacacccacacccacaccacacacccacacacacacccacacacacccacacactCTACTAATGCTAAAGctaacacccatcactattgcACCATtaccatcactatcatatcaccatcatcactaccataAACAATTCCATCATCACCACTACCATAAATACCACACTCACTCACCTTGCCATTACCCTATCCTCAACTTGAACAGACTCTAAGAACTCCCTCTAATGTTACCCTGAATATGTTAAATGGGATAACGCGAAATGTATGAGTACTTCCCATTTAATACTTGGATGACTTATACGATGAGTCATCAATACGTGGTCGTATGgaataatattatataGAACGTATTGTACTTCCTAAATGGAGATGCAATACTATATATGTTTTACATAGATACTATAAGAGGACATCCAATATATTCACTACGTGATGTCACAAAGACTAGACCACAATTCCTTACGTCAACTATATGTAAGTGTTCACatctaaaaaaatcacATCTAAAGAATCATATGAAACAATCAAACGTAAACATTCACACGTAAAATCATACCCATTGTCTTTGTACCCTATCATTCCaccccccccccccccccccaTCCCATCTCTAACCGCCTCTAGCTATCATCACCACATACGTCTATGGATGCTAAGAATACACCACTCTTCTCTAACCCTACTGCAACGCTGCTTCTCATCCTCATCTCTCACTCAATCACCATGGTTACTGCTCTATATCACCATACACGGCACCTACCTAGCGTTTGACATCCTGTGTCATTTACGCATAAATCCCACGTTTATTCGCATTTTAGCgttcataaaatattctatGGCACCAAATATCATATAAAATGCACTTGATCGCATCTAATATAACGTCTTTTGCCACATTCTGTCCATTCAttcattatattatatatttattataATCACAAAATTTCACCTCtgaaatcatcaaaacataaaaatatccCATAAATtaattatattatattgtACTCATTACCCTACAATGTACGCTATGAACCCCTTACATATCTCATGATACTTCAATGTAAGGTGCTCTCTATGAGGTGAGATACAATATGTAGGACTGTTTAATATATTATTTATGCTAACCTGATATTGGGACATTCTGTACGTTATCCAAATgtaaaaaatacagaattACTCCCTCTGTACATAAAGATTAGGTGTCTTAGGAACTCGTGGATTTAATATTACCAGTACATGGTCTCTTTGTATACGTTTCTGAAATACTTCTGAAGCATTACTCATATCATGCCTTTGGGTTAGCACTTTTAATACTGCTTGTTCCTAATATCATCATACTTTCAGCTCATATAATCCTATAGTAGTAATGTGTTATGTGTATATGAATACTACAATAATACACCCTCCAATGTATGATCCTatataatatcatcatGAATTATAAGTTAATAATAGCACCTAATCATGCGGACGTTGTGATACATTCACATTCTTACTCTTCTTCTATCTTGCTATTTGTTAACAATGCATATGCCATCTtgttgtatttttttattggaTAGTTGAGGTATGCAATTGCAGCTTAATATTGCGTTGGCTGGAATCTGGCTCAAAAAACGCACCTCAGCTTCTGACAGTCGTAACTCAGATCCAGATAAATGGGACCGTCACACAGTCCCATTCATGTTCTTGTTCTACATTCCTCTCTATCATCTTCGTTAGACGGATGAAAGCAGCTTTAACTGATCTGGCATGATTGCTCACCCCTCATTAGCAGTTTGCTGGGGGGAATATACCTTTAGAGCGCTTTCTAAAGGGGCTAATAGGTCTTCATCACTCCTGCAGAAACGCCAAGGGCTCTCGACTTTAGAGTTGCATGGTAATATTGCTACTGTTCAAATTAGAGAAAATTATAATCCGGGTTATATGGGTTGTTGAAAGTTTTATCCGCCACGAAGAATGTGCGCGGTCATACTACACAAACCATATATTTAGGAATACATGGCTATATAGGCAGTGTAGACGACTGTGTTTTAACATTGTATCAAGGTAACTACCAACTCCATATACTTGCATAAACATGTACGCACTGCCAAGCATAGTATGTTCACGGATGGAAGTGCTATCTATCTTTTATGGTACCATGTagtaaaaatattgaaCTCTTTTGTAAGCTATGTATGAGCAAAAGACATAATATCATTACCTCGATATATGGAGACCAGAATTTCTTACattaatgaatttgaaattttgcGCTCTTTTTGTGTAGTCCATAACTAAAACTTTATTCAAACATTACTCGTACCATACTTTTGAGTTAATGTATTTAACATGATAAAAGTGTTGAGAAACCTAATGTCAAAAGGAACAATGCTTTCCAGATATTCCATCTGTTCTGGCGCCAACTTGATACTTGGAGTTTTAATGTTCTGTTTCGGGTgttcaacttttcttcctccaaTCAGCAGGAGAACGTGTTTCGATTTAGAGCGAACATAGGCAATTGCAATAgcagtaaaaaaatcagcGCCATGGGCCGCAGCAACCTTAGCTAATGCTTCACTAATTTTAATTTCCGCACCTGTTTATTCGGAGGTACAAAAGACACACGCCTTGTTCATTCTTCCCCGGTTCTTCCATACTGATTTTACTCTGAAACCTTTCGCCTCCCATCCCATCCCATGGAGCGAGAGCCATACCAAAATGCTTAGCCATTGGAATAATCTCACGCTCAAAGTCCCTATTCAACAGATTCCATTTACCTTGATAGATGCTGAAGGGAGTTTTCCCGTGAGAGGTAGCGTAGTAATTTGCAGCAGACACGACCCATGCAGGTGTATAAGATACGCCCAAGTAGAGAGCCTTACTCTGCTGCACAAGAATGTGCAGACTGCCCATAACATCCTCAGTAGAACTCATATAATCACACCAGTGAACATAAAGAATATCAATCCAATCAGTTTGCAATTTGTGGAGAGAATCTCTCACACTCACATGTAAACTGTGTTTTTGGTGGTAACCACAGTAGTTGGCGCTTTTACCCTCATCTGCTTCGCACTTCTTGTAATCTCCAGCATACTTAGTACATataacaattttttcacgCAGCTTTCTCGACTTTGTCCACTCACCAATCCATTCTTCCCACTGCTCGTTTTCATAATTATTTGCGGCATCAATGAAGTTTCAACATGCTTCGTAAAAAGCATCAAGCAGCTTAAAAGCGCTTCTTGTTCGTTGAGTCCAAAAAATCCGATGATGTGGTTCCTCCCAAAACTAATGGTGATAATCTAGTATCTGCAGTCTCAGAAAGAACGCTAAAACGTCCTATCTCGCTAGATGCGGGCCCCAACCCTTTAGGCATGAGGAATAGCGCCTATTTTAAGtgatcgaaaaaaaatgaaatggaTTTGTTAGATCGTCACTCAGCAGGTGGAAGATGAGATCTTTCTACCCACCGCAAAATGCGTTGTTGCTATTACATACATTTCCCAATATCGTGGGTAACCTTAGTCTATTTTGCGCATGCAGGAAATCCCGGCCGATCGCAATAGAGGCACGGCCGGGATACTTACTTACGCACAACCACCACATTCCTCCTGCCACACAGCCGTGCTAATTTTAGAAAGTTAACAAGCACGCAAGAAGAGATACTACGGAACGCGAAAAGCCCTTTGCTCTTGACATGCTTCGAAACACTGAACAAAATATGGACTGTGACACTGTTTTTCGTAGTTGTTTTCTGgccttttcaaatattgtAGTGTTACAAAGAGGGCATATCGGTCAGATTTTCGCCCAACAACTCCCAGAACGCATCAAAATTGCCGTTTTCCAACAGTTGATTCAAAGCCTCTTCCTCactgatattgaaaatttcttcagttaTATTTCCGGACATGGCGGcattggatttttttccaaaaggGCTGGAAAGAACTGCATCCTCCATCTGACATAACAGGATTTGGTTAAAACTTTCCAAACACTGGCTGTTCGTTAAATTCTGTTTGATCCTTTTAGAATTGTCACAGTCCAGTCCCCATTTCAATCTCACGGCTTGTTGTACTTTTTGCGGTATTTCGCTTTCACCGGTAACCTTTTCCCAAAGCTCGTTTGTTGCAGACACTAGGCTGCCCATGTCAACCAAATACACAATGTACTTAAACATGGGAACAGTTTGGTAAGCGCAAAAGTAACTATCCTGAAGCTTTTCTCTGGCTAGATCCACTAAATGCGCCATTTGGTTACGAACATGTTGAACAAGTCTTGCTAAAACGTCAGTCatctcattttctttctctctgCTATCAGTAGGTACATTAGAAGGCGACAGCTTTTCTAGGCTTTCTTGTTTGTAAGAACACCTCAACAAAATACGGCATTGGAACATCCATATCCTCACAAGAATAAAGCATATCTGTTTGTCGATGATGTAGCCATGCTCCTGTGGAatgttcttttcaaatctggTATCAAGGTAATCTGATACCAGGCCTGCCAGTTCCAAGTACGCATCAAACCCTCTCGAGGTAAGAAAATGGTAattcttttcatattcttcccAATGTACGATACACTTTTTCTCGAAATACAACGATAGCAcatcaagaatattaaaaatgCATGCACGCCCCACGATATTGGTCAAGAATATTTCAGTCTTCTCCACATCCTTGGTATTAAGTAGCGTATCTCTGCCAAGCTTTATCGTATtcaatttattttctttaaaagaCTGGTAAATCAAACCTGTGGCAAAATTATCACTCATGAAATCTTCCAATCTCTTGATGTTCTccaaaacttcaaaaagttgCGGATGCCGTATAATCGAAGAGCAACTCGACACTAATTTGCTCAGAATAACGTGCAATTTGTACTTGTTCCACGTAACGTCATGCAGTCGCATGTTCAATTCACCCACGAGACTTTTTTCATCCTCTGAAGTAGCTTCCACCTCCTCGAAATTCGCTAGAAATAGTTCCATATATTCACCATTCGATCTATCACTATCACCTTCAGCAAGTgaaatttgaaactttAATGACTGGATTCCTAACCATAGCATGCGCCTATGTCTCATCAGTGACGAGTCCTTGAAACGTTTGTAGTCCGAAGGCTCATACTGAAGACCCAGTGTTATGGACAAGTTTGAGAGATGGTTGAGAGTGAGCAGGTTAGTTTGATTCAGTACACAATCAGGACTTCCAGGATCCAAATGTTCTGAAACATAGAAGTATAAAAGGCAAGTAAATGTACTTTCATTTGGATAACGAAACACATCCAGCAGGCATAGCAGTCTGTGACATAAAAGGGTCAGTTTTGTGGAGGTTTCAGAGGTATTTGCTTTTACCATAGAAAGAAGATCGGCATCCAATGTTGAATGCTTCAGAGCCATAGCCATGATCACTGTGAGTAACGACAAAGTTTCTACTTTTTTGCGGACATGTTTTCCTTCAGTGTTGATTTTCCAGCGATTATCGTCATCTTGCAGAAGCAATGTACCGAGGTCGCTCTCGAAGAGTGTAATGTCCATAAAGGGATAGAAAGGGTAAATATTCTCGTAGAAGCACTTTAACAGTATTTCACAGTCCTTCTTCTGCACCAGCACTCCTTCGATTTCAGCAACTAGTGAGGGCAGAAAAGCTACTGAattatcttcttcgatTGAGCACCCATTGTACAACATCCCTAGGGCGCTAGGTTGAACTCGAAATAGCTTACTGTGTTCTATACGTCGTAAAATAGCCTTTTCAATGAACGACAATGGGCCTAGTATACGCCTTGAAGAGTCCTCAAAAGGAATACCATTAGCATAGTTGCTAAAGTCAATCAGTGTCATGCCATACAGCGAGGCACAGAGTGCTCTGACATATTGATCGTGTTGAGACAAACTATGCGCAGCAAACGGATAATCCACAAATGTTACTAGCCCTACAATGACAAGCATATCTTCCGCATTCCATATTGACAACGTTGTATTAATAACACCTTCTGGTACTTGCAAGGAGCATCTGAAGGCAGACCCTTTGAGTCCCGACTGGTATTCACTATTTGATGCATGAGGAGTCTTGGGACTGGAAAAGCCGCTTGCTATGACTTTGGAAGATAGATCTGCGCTGTCTTCATATTTACATTCTAATGAATGTTGCTGGCATCGTGAGCAAACAGGACGTAATTTGTCGCACTTCCGTTTGATTCGCTTACATTGTAGGCAAACCAGCCGCAGTCTGGATCTTCTAGACAATGTTTTCTCCATCTCGTTGGGTTGCCATCAGCAGTtgttatcttcttttggtaCCTTCAAAAGCATCATGATGGGAACGCTTGAATCGGATTCTATATTTTCGTTATGTGTGATTAAGTTGTCTTGTTGGTATTTCGTAATCTGGCCTGCAAGAATATTATGTGGCCGGCTCATTACAATGTTGGTATAATGTGATGGTGCGTCGTAACGTTCTCATACAAGACACACCAAAACTGTAGAACCAACACCAATACGGTCCACCAATTTTATCCCTGTGTGGCGTGTGGATTCCACCTTTACCACTTTCTTAATTAATGCATAGCCGAGAATTTGGTTGTCTGAAATAACCCCGGAATCACCAGACCAGCTGTTATACGAAAATCATCTCTCCACGAAAAAAGCATAAATATATAGATTGCTTGAAGATCaatatataatattatttcttGCAAATTCGCAACTATGTCTGCTGTTGGGGCCTACTAAAATGCACAAAAAGGCGTAGTGCTGGGCACTTGGTTGAATAATCTAAGCTCATTATTTCTTacgaaaaataaaaatataattcCTACTATCTAGCTAATATTTCAAGTACGTTGGCTTGTATAATTCTTCTAAATATTGAATCTCCTCTTCAGTCAACTGCACATTCACTGCCCTGATAGCCTCATCCACTCTTTCAATAGAATTCAATCCAACAATGGGGCAAGCGCCTTTACTCAAAACCCAGGCAATGGACACCATAGCCATTGAGAtacctttctttttcgcaAGTTCTTCCACGCGGTTAACGATCCCCTTCTCATGGGATTCGAGACAGTCAAACTTCAATCTTTTAAACGTGGGATCTGAATTCTTTCTATCTGTTGCCTGATTGAGCGGTCTTGTCAAAATACCTCTGGCGTTAGGAGACCAAGGTATTAGACCTATCCCATGTTTCTTGGCAAATGGAATCAATTCACGTTCATCTTCACGATACAGAAGACTGTAACATGACTGTGAACATATGAACTTGGTCCAGTCACGTTTTTCTGCAATAAACTGTAACTCAGCAAATTCAGTAGCCAACATTGAAGAAGCACCAATATACCGAGTATACCCCAGCTCCACGACACCATTTAGGGCTTTCATAATCTCTTCCATTGGTGTATCGTGATCCAATTTGTGGATCTGCAAGACATCGATGTAAGTTCCTAGTCTTTCAACAGAATTCTTTGCGGCCTCAAGTATATGTTTGCGAGACAGACCTGATTGATTGACCAGTCCAAGCATGTCAAATTCACTGACTTTTCCAAAGTGTGTAAGCTCTAGGCTCTCATCTACAGGGTAATAGACCTTCGTTAAGATAACAAcagtttctcttttgattttataaTGCTTCAAAAACTCCCCCAGGATACGTTCACTTAAACCATTAGAATACACATCAGCAGTGTCAAAGGTCCTCATACCACCATCGTAGCAGTGCTTTAGGATCTCAAAGATTTTTCCCTTCTCATTAATGACCCATTCAGCCCAATCCTTGGACCCATAGGACATGCAACCCACCAAAATAGGTGATATTTTTAGGCCTGAATTTCCCAGTTTCACCGGTTCAGGGTATGACTTCGACATATTTTACCGTTAAATCCTACTATCTTCTTCTCTCTCCGAGCTCGAGAATAAGAAATGCAAACTAGGAAAcacaagagaaagaagacgaagaaaagaaaacgcaGTTTCTACCTTCTTATAAACGGTGCCACCACCGGTACgaaatcaaaattgaatgaaacTCATAGGTAGTCACATATGTATTGTTGATAATGTTAACCCACGAAACAGGATGCGAATAAGTGGTCAGGCATAGTCGACCGACTATGACGGCGCTAAATTTCTGACGTTAACAGTAGACGATTGATTGATTCAATAGACTATAAGTGGAGTGGGAAAAAGGTTGATGTGTATATGCGGCACATTTGAATGTACGCTTCACTTAGAGCGATGGACGGGCAAGACATTGTGAATAAGTTCCGGTTACCTAAACAATTTTAAAAACACGTTTTTTGTCGATTTGCTGGAGTATTTTAATATACTCAACATCGTTGAAGATATGGACGGATTAGTAGATGTAGAATTTCAGAACCCCCGCGAATCTTCTACATCGTCATCTAGCATTCAGCTGGCCGGCTGTTTTAGCCAAGAAGATGCGGATTCGAGGGCTCTAAGCCCAAAGAGGGAATGCTTCTTGGTGGAATGGACCAACCCTGATGATCCAGATCACCCACACAATTGGTCAAACCTTAAGAAAGGTTTCGTCATGTTCGaggttttatttttaacaTGTGTGACGTACATGGGATCTTCGATCTACACTCCGGGCCAGCAAGCTATCCAGTCGCAGTTCAAGGTCGGCCACGTGGTCGCAACATTGAACCTTTCCATCTATGTCTTGGGCTACGGAATCGGACCGATCTTCTTGGCGCCTTTTTCTGAATTTGCCACCATAGGAAGGCAAACTATTTACATAATTACGTTATTCGTGTTTATTATGTTCCAGATCGGTTGTGCAACAGTGGATAACGTAGGCGGTCTTATTGTCATGCGATTCATAAGTGGCGTGCTTTCATCACCTGCTCTGTCCACTGGCGCAGCGAGCATTGGAGACGTCATCAgcgatgaaaagaaagttccTTTGGTGATAGGGCTATGGTCCATTGGTGCGGTGTTAGCTCCTATCGTGGCCCCATTGTTGGGAGCATCTATGATGGTTGCAAA
The genomic region above belongs to Saccharomyces kudriavzevii IFO 1802 strain IFO1802 genome assembly, chromosome: 3 and contains:
- the RDS1 gene encoding Rds1p (similar to Saccharomyces cerevisiae RDS1 (YCR106W)), whose translation is MEKTLSRRSRLRLVCLQCKRIKRKCDKLRPVCSRCQQHSLECKYEDSADLSSKVIASGFSSPKTPHASNSEYQSGLKGSAFRCSLQVPEGVINTTLSIWNAEDMLVIVGLVTFVDYPFAAHSLSQHDQYVRALCASLYGMTLIDFSNYANGIPFEDSSRRILGPLSFIEKAILRRIEHSKLFRVQPSALGMLYNGCSIEEDNSVAFLPSLVAEIEGVLVQKKDCEILLKCFYENIYPFYPFMDITLFESDLGTLLLQDDDNRWKINTEGKHVRKKVETLSLLTVIMAMALKHSTLDADLLSMVKANTSETSTKLTLLCHRLLCLLDVFRYPNESTFTCLLYFYVSEHLDPGSPDCVLNQTNLLTLNHLSNLSITLGLQYEPSDYKRFKDSSLMRHRRMLWLGIQSLKFQISLAEGDSDRSNGEYMELFLANFEEVEATSEDEKSLVGELNMRLHDVTWNKYKLHVILSKLVSSCSSIIRHPQLFEVLENIKRLEDFMSDNFATGLIYQSFKENKLNTIKLGRDTLLNTKDVEKTEIFLTNIVGRACIFNILDVLSLYFEKKCIVHWEEYEKNYHFLTSRGFDAYLELAGLVSDYLDTRFEKNIPQEHGYIIDKQICFILVRIWMFQCRILLRCSYKQESLEKLSPSNVPTDSREKENEMTDVLARLVQHVRNQMAHLVDLAREKLQDSYFCAYQTVPMFKYIVYLVDMGSLVSATNELWEKVTGESEIPQKVQQAVRLKWGLDCDNSKRIKQNLTNSQCLESFNQILLCQMEDAVLSSPFGKKSNAAMSGNITEEIFNISEEEALNQLLENGNFDAFWELLGENLTDMPSL
- the SKDI03G0020 gene encoding aldo/keto reductase, translated to MSKSYPEPVKLGNSGLKISPILVGCMSYGSKDWAEWVINEKGKIFEILKHCYDGGMRTFDTADVYSNGLSERILGEFLKHYKIKRETVVILTKVYYPVDESLELTHFGKVSEFDMLGLVNQSGLSRKHILEAAKNSVERLGTYIDVLQIHKLDHDTPMEEIMKALNGVVELGYTRYIGASSMLATEFAELQFIAEKRDWTKFICSQSCYSLLYREDERELIPFAKKHGIGLIPWSPNARGILTRPLNQATDRKNSDPTFKRLKFDCLESHEKGIVNRVEELAKKKGISMAMVSIAWVLSKGACPIVGLNSIERVDEAIRAVNVQLTEEEIQYLEELYKPTYLKY
- the SKDI03G0030 gene encoding uncharacterized protein, coding for MDGLVDVEFQNPRESSTSSSSIQLAGCFSQEDADSRALSPKRECFLVEWTNPDDPDHPHNWSNLKKGFVMFEVLFLTCVTYMGSSIYTPGQQAIQSQFKVGHVVATLNLSIYVLGYGIGPIFLAPFSEFATIGRQTIYIITLFVFIMFQIGCATVDNVGGLIVMRFISGVLSSPALSTGAASIGDVISDEKKVPLVIGLWSIGAVLAPIVAPLLGASMMVAKGWRYIFWLLTWMATANLVMLFFFLPETLADNVLYRRCRRIKKMTGIDAYCTLKQQDEERLDMLQFFLEAVLRPFRIIAREKIVACFDAYMALLYGSLYLFFESFPLVFVDLYGFSLVEMGVAYMGFTVGCIFGYLALYIFQTKVFDPKFDSGTFEPESLLPLNMAVG